Proteins found in one Sporosarcina jeotgali genomic segment:
- a CDS encoding sigma-70 family RNA polymerase sigma factor produces the protein MEDYELAKQASQGNEDAFLTLMHLHKVALYRTALSYLKNDSDAIEAVQEVTVRAFQTIHTLRKPEYAKTWLIRIMMNYCNDVLKMSRRMTLDGEVSVRTAINDDYTFLEVEEALDRLSEEERNLIHLKYLHDIKLKDIAAMTSTPESTVKTRLYKTVKKLRKLIEVKGGRNNA, from the coding sequence GTGGAGGATTACGAACTTGCAAAACAAGCAAGTCAGGGGAATGAAGATGCTTTTCTAACGCTGATGCATCTTCATAAAGTGGCCTTATATCGAACCGCGTTATCTTATTTAAAGAATGATTCCGATGCGATTGAAGCTGTACAGGAAGTGACGGTTCGCGCATTTCAAACCATACACACCCTGCGAAAGCCGGAATATGCAAAAACATGGCTGATCCGAATTATGATGAACTATTGCAACGATGTGTTGAAGATGAGCAGACGTATGACTTTGGATGGAGAAGTGTCAGTTCGAACTGCAATTAATGATGATTACACCTTTCTCGAAGTCGAAGAAGCGTTAGATCGTTTATCAGAGGAAGAGCGCAACTTAATCCATCTCAAGTATTTACATGACATCAAGCTGAAAGACATTGCAGCAATGACCTCTACACCAGAAAGTACAGTTAAAACAAGATTGTACAAAACTGTCAAAAAGTTGAGGAAGCTTATTGAAGTGAAAGGAGGCAGAAACAATGCATGA
- a CDS encoding ArsR/SmtB family transcription factor, whose product MDEKKSVTDVYGAVADPTRRKLIGLLAEVEELPLHEITVHFQMGRTAVSKHLAILKEAGLVDARKVGRETRYRLNAGPLKEIQDWVSFYEGFWKGRFTKLHKLLEEEL is encoded by the coding sequence TTGGACGAAAAAAAATCAGTGACAGACGTGTATGGCGCAGTTGCTGATCCGACAAGGCGGAAATTAATTGGACTGTTGGCTGAGGTTGAGGAGTTGCCGTTACACGAGATAACGGTTCATTTTCAAATGGGCCGCACAGCCGTTTCCAAACACTTAGCAATTCTTAAAGAAGCCGGTCTCGTAGATGCCCGAAAAGTTGGCAGGGAAACGAGATACCGGCTGAATGCGGGACCATTGAAAGAGATTCAAGACTGGGTATCCTTCTATGAAGGATTCTGGAAAGGCCGATTTACAAAACTACACAAATTATTGGAGGAAGAATTATGA
- a CDS encoding DUF1648 domain-containing protein, translated as MPLAIFLITLAFLIVVQSAIPFLLKRTIVFGVTIPEEHAMDSSLVSFRRKYSAAVFIIGTISLIFLVLWSANASVSENQLVITGLAIQTGLLLLSMALYLFFHAKTTNLKKVKDWNSRFTQIRVADLQSHSKDSILPNFMYVLPMFVTVGLIVYTASQYNLLPDQIPIHWGPSGEPDAFSQKTPFSSIALLLMLLVLQVMMLGINAAAKLSGVKLNAGKKKSSQLQQLAFRKYTSWFLLLTTILLTILFGFMQLTTIHGALQNDTLMMALPLGFLVLMLALSAVYAFKVGQGGSRIPVSIEEDETSSVTDDDMDDHWKLGVFYVNKQDPSIFVEKRFGIGWSINFGNPIGYLVLFVPIVLILLIAFFV; from the coding sequence ATGCCTTTAGCGATTTTTCTTATCACACTTGCTTTCCTTATTGTCGTACAATCAGCTATTCCATTTTTGTTGAAACGCACGATTGTCTTTGGAGTTACCATCCCCGAAGAACATGCAATGGATTCATCACTTGTTTCGTTTAGACGAAAATACTCTGCAGCAGTTTTCATTATAGGGACCATCTCACTGATATTTTTAGTACTTTGGTCAGCTAATGCTTCAGTATCTGAGAACCAACTTGTGATCACTGGGTTAGCAATCCAAACAGGTCTTCTATTACTAAGCATGGCTTTGTATCTCTTTTTCCATGCAAAAACGACGAATTTGAAAAAAGTGAAGGATTGGAATTCCCGCTTCACACAAATCCGTGTAGCTGATTTGCAAAGTCATTCAAAAGATTCGATACTGCCGAATTTCATGTATGTACTTCCAATGTTCGTGACGGTCGGGCTAATCGTGTACACAGCGAGCCAATACAATTTACTGCCAGATCAGATTCCGATTCATTGGGGCCCTAGTGGAGAACCTGATGCGTTCAGTCAAAAAACTCCTTTCTCTTCGATTGCCTTATTGCTCATGCTCTTGGTTCTTCAAGTGATGATGCTAGGAATCAATGCGGCAGCTAAACTTTCAGGAGTTAAATTGAATGCAGGCAAAAAGAAATCTTCTCAGCTGCAGCAACTGGCATTCCGCAAGTACACGAGCTGGTTTTTACTGTTAACCACAATCCTTTTGACAATTCTATTCGGATTCATGCAGTTAACTACCATTCATGGCGCATTACAAAACGATACGCTGATGATGGCACTGCCTCTCGGTTTTCTAGTTCTCATGCTGGCTCTCTCAGCGGTCTATGCGTTTAAAGTCGGCCAAGGCGGTTCACGTATTCCAGTCTCTATTGAGGAAGATGAAACTTCTTCCGTTACAGATGATGATATGGATGATCATTGGAAACTTGGTGTCTTTTATGTCAATAAACAAGATCCTTCTATCTTCGTAGAAAAACGTTTTGGAATTGGCTGGAGCATCAATTTCGGCAATCCAATTGGTTATCTTGTCCTATTCGTTCCTATAGTGCTGATCTTGCTCATTGCCTTCTTTGTTTAA
- a CDS encoding SRPBCC family protein, whose protein sequence is MNTQNGLPEIRKTIVLNASIEKVWKAVATSEGLAAWWMANTFEPSIGKNFVLHAGPYGDSPCTVTELEPPYHVGFDWDKGWHLTFELKEAGEHQTEFTLIHSGWTAEQEANRVTMNGGWENIVKNKLPAYVEA, encoded by the coding sequence GTGAATACACAAAATGGACTGCCTGAAATCCGTAAAACTATCGTGCTGAACGCTTCAATTGAAAAAGTATGGAAAGCCGTTGCCACATCTGAAGGGTTAGCTGCATGGTGGATGGCGAATACGTTTGAACCCTCGATAGGAAAGAATTTTGTCCTTCACGCAGGACCCTATGGGGATTCACCATGTACAGTCACGGAACTTGAACCTCCGTATCATGTAGGTTTTGACTGGGACAAAGGCTGGCACCTGACGTTTGAACTAAAAGAAGCGGGCGAGCACCAAACAGAGTTTACCCTCATCCATTCGGGATGGACCGCAGAACAAGAAGCAAACCGTGTAACGATGAATGGTGGATGGGAAAACATTGTAAAAAACAAATTACCAGCATATGTAGAGGCTTAA
- a CDS encoding DUF4179 domain-containing protein has product MHDKDDELEIWKKTLENREIPEVDLDNAIHRGVLQARRQYPLKKEKRFKRPLIAGLAVAVMCLLFVTTIRSSPAFADAVSAFPGMKKIVALIQDDQGLKSAIKNKHFQKIGVSDETSGVQITLDGVIPSSQNLVLFYTITYKKNHRSDFLQNIWIRGANGEELGLASVWQIPSEDYETANTSTNAISVDFNEPISKKEAVLEFDFIGGYGEKETIQLPFTINVDDVPNYTYAVNQKVTIDEQSLLVRQVTINPVITSVEIEYDPNNSKEIFGIEHLSIKGKWGRKWKPLKNGLTSSSTDDFPNRVTYYLQSSYFENNKKLKLEIGKVMALDKQETELVIDTESEKIVKQPKDKRFSNVKVRGGELNIDFEGESDFYNYPVSINFMDSQNEERQFEYWSGHPNGEEKATLMMKLPDSPIKNPITLKINGYPNYLEQDSPAIIELK; this is encoded by the coding sequence ATGCATGACAAGGATGACGAGTTGGAAATTTGGAAGAAAACTCTGGAGAACCGCGAAATACCAGAAGTCGACTTGGATAATGCAATTCATCGAGGAGTCCTTCAAGCGAGACGGCAATATCCGTTGAAAAAGGAGAAACGTTTTAAACGACCGCTTATTGCCGGACTTGCCGTTGCTGTGATGTGCCTTCTATTTGTCACAACGATTCGCAGTTCACCGGCTTTTGCAGATGCAGTCTCAGCTTTTCCAGGAATGAAAAAAATTGTCGCACTCATTCAAGACGACCAAGGATTAAAGTCAGCCATCAAGAATAAGCATTTTCAAAAAATCGGTGTATCGGATGAGACGTCAGGCGTTCAAATTACATTAGACGGTGTGATCCCAAGCTCACAAAACCTAGTATTGTTCTATACAATCACCTATAAAAAAAATCATCGCAGTGATTTTCTGCAAAACATTTGGATTCGAGGGGCAAACGGAGAAGAGCTGGGTCTTGCATCTGTGTGGCAGATTCCTTCAGAAGATTACGAGACAGCGAATACCTCTACAAATGCAATTTCAGTTGATTTCAATGAACCGATATCTAAGAAGGAGGCCGTATTAGAGTTTGATTTCATCGGCGGTTATGGGGAGAAGGAAACGATTCAGCTGCCCTTTACGATAAATGTTGACGATGTACCGAACTACACGTATGCGGTGAATCAAAAAGTAACGATTGATGAGCAATCACTGCTTGTTCGACAAGTTACGATCAATCCAGTCATTACGTCCGTTGAAATCGAGTACGACCCGAATAATTCAAAAGAAATATTTGGGATTGAGCATTTATCGATTAAAGGGAAGTGGGGAAGAAAGTGGAAACCATTAAAAAATGGTCTTACTTCAAGCTCTACAGATGATTTCCCGAATCGTGTAACTTATTATCTGCAAAGCAGCTACTTTGAAAATAATAAAAAGCTTAAGCTTGAAATCGGAAAAGTGATGGCACTCGACAAACAAGAAACAGAGTTAGTCATTGATACTGAATCTGAAAAGATCGTGAAGCAGCCAAAAGATAAACGATTCAGCAATGTAAAGGTCAGAGGCGGTGAGCTTAATATTGACTTTGAAGGTGAGAGTGATTTTTATAATTATCCCGTCAGTATTAACTTCATGGATTCACAAAATGAAGAACGCCAATTCGAGTATTGGAGCGGACATCCGAATGGCGAGGAGAAGGCCACATTGATGATGAAACTGCCAGATTCTCCTATAAAAAATCCGATTACTTTAAAAATCAATGGATATCCAAATTATTTAGAGCAGGATAGTCCAGCCATTATAGAGCTTAAGTGA
- a CDS encoding DUF421 domain-containing protein, whose amino-acid sequence MDLSLIWKSVLIIVVGILFIRFSGRRSISQMTISQTVIMISIGTLLIQPISNKNIWTTFGLAAILILTLLVIEEIQLKWDIAETFFTGKAKIVIENGVLNEKNLKKLRLSVDKLEMRLRQSGIEKISDVQWGTIEPSGQLGYSLVEKKKFATKEDTEKLQKDLDRILEHLNLTEFPATPKENESRSNIFSEIEKGHFPPVDDHLQ is encoded by the coding sequence ATGGACTTGAGTTTAATATGGAAATCCGTGTTAATTATTGTTGTCGGGATTCTGTTTATACGTTTTTCAGGAAGACGATCCATATCTCAAATGACCATTTCACAAACGGTTATTATGATTTCGATTGGAACCCTTCTTATACAACCGATTTCCAATAAAAATATTTGGACCACTTTTGGTCTTGCAGCTATTTTAATACTCACTTTGTTAGTGATCGAAGAAATTCAATTGAAATGGGATATTGCGGAAACGTTCTTTACTGGCAAGGCGAAAATTGTAATTGAAAATGGAGTGTTAAATGAAAAAAATCTGAAAAAGTTACGGCTGTCTGTAGATAAGCTTGAAATGAGATTGCGGCAGAGCGGGATTGAAAAGATTTCGGATGTCCAGTGGGGAACGATAGAACCTAGTGGACAATTAGGATATTCTCTAGTAGAAAAGAAAAAGTTTGCAACGAAGGAAGATACAGAAAAACTACAAAAGGACCTGGATCGTATTTTAGAACACCTCAATTTAACCGAATTCCCTGCAACACCGAAAGAAAATGAATCAAGATCAAACATATTTTCTGAAATAGAGAAAGGTCATTTTCCACCAGTAGATGACCATCTCCAATAA
- a CDS encoding GntR family transcriptional regulator, which produces MFIQIEPSSDIPIYTQVANQIIELIARGQLKGGDTLPSVRALASDLSVNMHTVNKSYHELEQKGILRIVPKSGAVINPIVQEWLTNENSRKIIGQLKPIIAEALVLGMSPDEIRQHASSILNDLKGE; this is translated from the coding sequence TTGTTCATCCAAATCGAACCATCATCAGATATTCCAATTTACACGCAAGTAGCCAATCAGATTATCGAACTAATTGCACGCGGTCAATTAAAAGGAGGCGATACCTTGCCTTCCGTGAGAGCTCTTGCTTCCGATCTCAGTGTGAATATGCACACCGTCAACAAATCCTATCATGAGCTGGAGCAGAAAGGGATCTTGCGGATTGTGCCTAAATCCGGAGCTGTCATTAATCCTATAGTTCAAGAGTGGTTGACGAATGAGAACAGCCGCAAAATCATCGGGCAGCTTAAGCCCATTATCGCAGAAGCACTTGTGCTCGGCATGAGTCCTGATGAGATCAGGCAGCACGCTTCATCAATTCTTAATGACTTAAAGGGGGAATAA
- a CDS encoding histidine phosphatase family protein: MLNKCYLMRHCEAEGQAGDAPLTEKGMKQAELIADFFSAIHVDRIISSPFKRAVQSIVPFTEKAGITLETDERLTERVLSTENLLDWLEKLEASFEDMGLRYAGGESSLEAMKRIIEVLEEIDQSDAKTSVVVTHGNLLTLALKYYDREFGFGDWRNLSNPDIFLLQVDSDRVVIQRVWEPVNI, encoded by the coding sequence ATGTTGAATAAATGTTATCTTATGAGGCATTGTGAAGCAGAAGGACAGGCTGGCGATGCACCTTTAACCGAGAAAGGTATGAAGCAAGCTGAACTTATAGCGGATTTCTTCTCAGCCATACATGTTGACAGAATTATTTCAAGTCCCTTCAAGCGTGCGGTGCAATCCATCGTCCCTTTTACAGAAAAAGCTGGAATTACGCTAGAAACAGATGAACGATTGACAGAACGCGTGTTAAGTACCGAAAATCTTCTGGATTGGTTAGAGAAATTAGAAGCGAGCTTCGAGGATATGGGGTTACGATATGCTGGCGGTGAATCAAGCCTGGAGGCAATGAAAAGAATCATTGAAGTGCTTGAAGAAATTGATCAGAGTGATGCGAAGACTTCAGTCGTTGTAACACACGGCAATCTCTTAACCCTCGCATTGAAGTATTATGACAGAGAATTTGGATTTGGGGATTGGAGAAATCTCAGTAATCCTGACATCTTTCTACTGCAGGTTGATAGTGATCGGGTTGTTATTCAGCGAGTGTGGGAACCCGTGAATATTTAA
- the purE gene encoding 5-(carboxyamino)imidazole ribonucleotide mutase: protein MNAQVGVIMGSASDWETMKHCCEALDQVGIPYEKQVVSAHRTPELLFEYAESARERGLKVVIAGAGGAAHLPGMTAAKTTLPVIGVPVQTKVLNGLDSLLSIVQMPGGVPVATVAIGKAGAANAGLLAAQILGSFNAEVADRLETMRNETKVKVLESNDQLT, encoded by the coding sequence GTGAACGCACAAGTTGGAGTCATTATGGGAAGTGCTTCCGATTGGGAAACAATGAAACATTGCTGTGAAGCATTAGATCAAGTCGGGATTCCTTATGAAAAACAAGTAGTCTCCGCACATCGTACACCTGAATTGTTATTTGAATACGCTGAATCTGCACGAGAACGCGGGTTAAAAGTTGTGATTGCTGGAGCTGGCGGAGCAGCCCACCTGCCAGGCATGACAGCTGCAAAAACAACATTGCCTGTAATTGGCGTCCCTGTTCAAACAAAAGTGTTAAATGGATTGGATTCATTACTCTCAATTGTTCAGATGCCTGGCGGAGTGCCTGTTGCAACTGTTGCAATTGGTAAAGCAGGTGCCGCCAATGCAGGGTTATTAGCGGCACAGATTCTTGGCAGTTTTAACGCTGAAGTTGCGGATCGATTAGAAACAATGAGAAATGAAACGAAAGTAAAGGTGTTAGAAAGCAATGACCAACTTACCTAA
- the purC gene encoding phosphoribosylaminoimidazolesuccinocarboxamide synthase, producing MEKRELLYEGKAKRIYATDDQNVVWAEYKDFATALNGEKKEEIAGKGVLTNGITSLLFLKLHEAGIPSHFIKQISDTEQLIKKVTIIPLEVVTRNIVAGSLSKRLGAEEGQPLKQPIVEFYYKDDALGDPLLTEAHIQELDLATEEEVQLLKQKALDVNTVLSSLFAEIGVRLIDFKLEFGKLADGEIILADEISPDTCRLWDAETEEKLDKDIFRRNLGNLVNGYQTIYSKLGGRQYV from the coding sequence ATGGAAAAGCGTGAACTGCTATATGAAGGAAAGGCCAAAAGAATTTATGCAACAGATGATCAGAACGTTGTATGGGCAGAATACAAGGATTTTGCAACAGCATTGAATGGTGAGAAAAAGGAAGAAATCGCTGGTAAAGGTGTATTGACGAACGGCATTACTAGCCTGCTATTTTTAAAGCTTCATGAGGCTGGAATTCCAAGTCATTTTATTAAACAGATTTCCGATACCGAGCAACTCATCAAGAAAGTCACGATCATTCCTCTTGAAGTGGTAACCCGCAATATAGTGGCTGGAAGCCTGTCCAAACGTCTTGGAGCAGAAGAAGGTCAGCCGTTAAAGCAGCCAATCGTTGAATTTTATTATAAAGATGATGCGCTTGGTGATCCTTTGTTAACCGAAGCACATATTCAAGAATTAGACCTCGCAACTGAAGAAGAAGTTCAACTCTTGAAACAAAAAGCCTTGGATGTAAATACAGTTTTATCAAGCCTTTTTGCTGAAATAGGAGTTCGTTTAATAGACTTTAAGTTAGAGTTTGGAAAACTTGCTGATGGTGAGATTATTTTGGCAGATGAAATTTCACCGGATACGTGCCGATTGTGGGACGCTGAAACAGAAGAAAAGCTCGATAAGGATATATTTCGCAGGAATCTAGGGAATTTAGTGAATGGTTATCAAACAATCTATTCAAAACTGGGAGGGCGTCAATATGTATAA
- the purK gene encoding 5-(carboxyamino)imidazole ribonucleotide synthase codes for MTNLPNVILPGQTIGIIGGGQLGRMMALSAKAMGFRIAVLDPIKDCPCGQVADIEINGAYDDLEAIQHLSEVSDVITYEFENVSFEALAWLEEHGNLPQGAGLLKSTQNRISEKEAITRTGAKVAPYGVVKTTQDIYDTIASLGYPCVMKKICGGYDGKGQLVIQSESDIVQASDLLKNGTCVIEKWIPFTKEISVIVTRKTTGEMKCFPVAENIHQENILHKSIVPARINEHLSRKATEIAEQLAERLNLVGTLGVEMFVTEQEEILINELAPRPHNSGHYTMEACQTSQFEQHIRAVCNWPLGNTDLMNPVVMVNILGEHMENLLKVIPEVMDWKVHLYGKKDAMTKRKMGHVNVLRDSVDQALDEITQSRIWNH; via the coding sequence ATGACCAACTTACCTAACGTAATTTTACCAGGACAAACAATTGGCATCATCGGCGGCGGCCAGCTGGGAAGAATGATGGCTTTGTCCGCGAAGGCTATGGGTTTTCGTATTGCAGTATTAGATCCGATAAAGGACTGTCCATGCGGGCAAGTTGCTGATATAGAAATTAATGGCGCCTATGATGATTTAGAAGCGATTCAACATCTTTCTGAAGTGAGCGATGTCATAACGTATGAATTTGAGAATGTAAGTTTTGAAGCATTGGCGTGGTTAGAAGAGCATGGTAACTTGCCGCAAGGAGCAGGCCTTTTAAAATCTACACAGAATCGAATCTCAGAAAAAGAAGCAATTACGAGAACAGGAGCAAAGGTTGCCCCATACGGAGTCGTTAAAACAACTCAAGATATTTATGACACTATTGCTAGTTTAGGATATCCATGTGTGATGAAAAAAATTTGTGGCGGTTATGATGGAAAAGGACAGCTTGTGATTCAGTCCGAATCTGATATTGTTCAAGCTTCTGACCTTCTGAAAAACGGCACATGTGTCATTGAAAAGTGGATTCCATTTACCAAAGAAATTTCTGTAATCGTCACTAGAAAAACAACAGGAGAAATGAAATGTTTCCCTGTCGCAGAAAATATCCATCAAGAGAACATTTTGCATAAAAGTATTGTTCCTGCACGAATCAATGAACATCTCTCTCGTAAAGCGACAGAGATTGCAGAGCAATTAGCGGAGCGGCTAAATCTTGTCGGTACGTTAGGTGTTGAAATGTTTGTAACCGAACAGGAAGAGATTCTCATAAATGAATTGGCACCTCGCCCTCATAATTCCGGTCATTACACGATGGAAGCATGTCAGACATCGCAATTTGAACAGCATATCCGAGCAGTGTGCAATTGGCCGCTGGGAAATACTGATTTAATGAATCCTGTCGTGATGGTCAATATACTCGGTGAGCATATGGAGAACCTTCTAAAGGTGATTCCTGAAGTAATGGATTGGAAAGTTCATCTTTATGGCAAGAAAGATGCGATGACGAAACGAAAAATGGGTCATGTAAATGTGTTGAGAGACTCGGTGGATCAGGCACTCGATGAGATCACGCAGAGCAGGATTTGGAATCATTAA
- a CDS encoding SRPBCC family protein: MKPDVTLDFHYKSSIDKVWTALTDSEQLAKWIWDNDFKPEVGHKFQFRAEPNEWWNGIVDSEVLVVDKPHTLSYLWASAGETTTVTWTLKESADGGTDLHFEQSGFSEETKARQGAIEGAKYSWTMMGEQLEKLLAAK; encoded by the coding sequence ATGAAACCTGATGTAACGTTAGATTTTCACTATAAAAGTTCGATTGATAAAGTCTGGACTGCGTTAACCGATTCAGAACAGCTGGCAAAATGGATCTGGGATAATGATTTCAAACCAGAAGTTGGACATAAGTTTCAATTTCGTGCTGAGCCAAACGAATGGTGGAATGGGATTGTAGATAGTGAAGTACTAGTAGTGGACAAGCCTCATACACTTTCTTACTTGTGGGCAAGTGCAGGAGAAACAACTACTGTCACTTGGACATTAAAAGAAAGCGCAGATGGCGGAACAGATCTGCATTTCGAACAATCTGGATTCAGTGAAGAAACAAAAGCACGCCAAGGAGCAATCGAGGGTGCTAAATATTCTTGGACGATGATGGGAGAACAGCTGGAAAAATTATTGGCTGCCAAGTAA
- a CDS encoding linear amide C-N hydrolase → MCTTIGFSYKEGIVFGRTLEVGMPLDNHILFVPKNLRGFIQTAETDFPSKYDVLGTGFFKQPLFGDGINEMGLMGSNNLYPGYATFAEHPVEDKINLTIAPAFNYLLNRCKNVEEIRVESKKLVILAKGKSKDDVSTQQHFFFMDADGNGIVLQPKEGLLLTHDNPYGVLTNAPEFPWHVTNLRNYIHLQPENVNQNNMNGVSISKFGEGSGMAGLPGDFTPPSRFVRAASFVSATPKDLERNAAILQGFRILSQADIPTGAVIDPVEKHRDETLYTSIMDTKKKAYFIKFHDNINIQPFYLDDYKDEKEALFLTIEKTMNL, encoded by the coding sequence ATGTGTACAACTATCGGATTTTCTTATAAGGAAGGTATTGTATTTGGCAGGACGTTAGAGGTTGGGATGCCATTGGACAACCATATTCTTTTTGTCCCAAAGAACCTTAGGGGTTTCATTCAGACAGCAGAGACAGACTTCCCTTCAAAATATGACGTTTTAGGAACTGGTTTTTTTAAGCAGCCTTTGTTCGGTGATGGCATTAATGAAATGGGGTTAATGGGATCGAATAATTTATATCCAGGATACGCAACGTTTGCCGAGCATCCTGTTGAAGATAAAATCAATTTAACAATTGCGCCTGCATTCAATTATTTGCTAAACCGTTGCAAAAATGTTGAAGAAATTAGAGTGGAGTCAAAAAAGTTGGTCATCCTGGCAAAAGGAAAATCAAAGGATGATGTTTCCACACAGCAGCACTTTTTCTTCATGGATGCGGATGGCAATGGAATCGTACTGCAGCCGAAAGAAGGACTATTGCTAACTCATGACAACCCCTACGGCGTTCTGACGAATGCACCTGAATTCCCCTGGCACGTGACCAATTTACGCAATTATATTCACTTGCAGCCTGAAAACGTTAATCAGAACAACATGAATGGTGTCTCGATTTCAAAATTCGGAGAAGGGAGCGGAATGGCTGGGCTACCCGGTGACTTCACCCCCCCTTCCCGATTCGTTCGGGCGGCTTCGTTTGTATCGGCTACGCCAAAAGATTTGGAGCGCAACGCGGCAATCTTGCAAGGATTCCGGATTCTGTCACAAGCGGACATTCCTACCGGTGCGGTTATAGATCCTGTTGAGAAACATCGTGATGAAACCCTCTATACATCCATCATGGATACGAAGAAAAAAGCATATTTCATAAAATTTCATGACAATATTAATATTCAGCCGTTCTATTTGGATGATTATAAGGATGAAAAAGAAGCGTTGTTCCTAACTATCGAAAAAACGATGAATCTTTAA
- a CDS encoding potassium channel family protein — protein MYEKRFKLIYELLMFSLAIFSVSFIWIKNESLQYIDKIVWFIFFVDVSIRFFRSKNKLEFIKKNPFDIIAIIPFDSVFKLARLARLIRVVRAFTIVKRYAKPALAILEINGLQRILTFTVILIFAAAIPIRFIEPSITTYEDALWWSVVTATTVGYGDISVETGLGRIIAIVLMVFGIGLLGMITGSIATYFIKETESDDPTTAYLKGQLDRLDELSKSELDAFIAILKSKKENAGVVGITKDTEKL, from the coding sequence TTGTATGAAAAAAGGTTTAAACTTATCTATGAACTTTTGATGTTTTCACTAGCCATCTTTTCTGTATCTTTTATATGGATTAAAAATGAGTCTTTACAATATATTGATAAGATCGTGTGGTTCATCTTCTTTGTGGATGTCTCCATTCGTTTCTTCAGAAGTAAGAATAAGTTGGAATTCATTAAGAAAAATCCATTTGATATCATTGCAATTATTCCGTTTGATTCGGTTTTCAAGTTAGCTCGATTAGCCCGCCTAATCCGTGTGGTTCGAGCATTTACGATAGTAAAAAGGTATGCTAAACCTGCGCTTGCGATTTTAGAAATTAACGGATTACAGCGGATTCTGACATTTACCGTGATTCTAATATTTGCAGCAGCAATTCCCATCCGTTTTATCGAACCGTCCATTACCACATATGAAGATGCATTGTGGTGGAGTGTCGTAACTGCAACTACTGTGGGCTATGGAGATATTTCAGTGGAAACTGGTCTGGGCAGAATCATTGCCATTGTCTTAATGGTTTTCGGAATTGGTTTACTTGGAATGATTACAGGTTCAATTGCCACCTATTTCATAAAGGAAACCGAAAGCGATGATCCGACTACTGCTTATTTAAAAGGTCAGTTGGACCGGCTGGATGAGTTATCTAAAAGTGAGTTAGATGCATTCATAGCGATATTGAAGAGTAAGAAGGAGAATGCGGGAGTTGTTGGTATAACCAAGGACACTGAGAAACTTTAA
- the purS gene encoding phosphoribosylformylglycinamidine synthase subunit PurS, which yields MYKVKVFITLRENVLDPQGTAVESALHSMAFEAVRDVRIGKYMELTIEKTDQNIDEAVKEMCERLLANTVIEDYRYDIEEVVAL from the coding sequence ATGTATAAAGTAAAGGTATTTATCACGTTAAGAGAAAATGTTCTGGATCCCCAAGGTACAGCCGTGGAGTCTGCTTTACACAGTATGGCGTTTGAGGCCGTCCGTGACGTCCGGATTGGTAAATACATGGAGCTGACAATCGAAAAGACTGATCAAAACATCGATGAAGCAGTTAAGGAAATGTGTGAACGTCTTTTAGCCAATACAGTGATTGAAGATTATCGCTACGACATCGAGGAGGTAGTCGCGCTGTGA